The Nitrospira sp. CR1.1 genome window below encodes:
- a CDS encoding transposase: MELRSTMPPSRLSVTILTSIVKDLKAGVTVKTICRRYHVSPQTVYRWRKKLSAQGTSSIERLHDLENENRRLKRKVAELSLDYSTLRIALITEAKTEC, translated from the coding sequence ATGGAGTTGAGGAGCACCATGCCGCCTTCCCGTCTTAGTGTTACGATATTGACGAGCATTGTTAAAGATCTGAAAGCCGGCGTGACGGTGAAAACTATCTGCCGTCGGTATCATGTCTCACCGCAGACGGTCTATCGCTGGCGGAAAAAACTCAGTGCTCAAGGAACGAGTTCCATCGAACGCCTGCATGACCTGGAAAATGAAAATCGTCGATTGAAACGTAAGGTCGCCGAACTGTCGCTGGACTATAGTACGCTCAGGATAGCACTGATTACCGAGGCCAAAACCGAATGCTAA
- a CDS encoding ATP-binding cassette domain-containing protein — translation MSRHRAEEARIDIHEGAGTRAAHAYELRGVQFCYGRPSARDVRWVLRDVTLQVRPGEIMGIVGPNGSGKTSLLKLLAKLAAPQMGDLTLFGRSLAGLSQEETAQTVAFVPQESQQMFPFTVAETVLMGRFPHRRRSRWSLGFGWEDQDDCRAAAQSMATMDIAHLAARLVTDLSGGERQRTMIARALAQMPRVLLLDEPTAFLDLQHQLDICSVLRRLRDERGLTVVIVSHDLNLASQYCDRVAMLKDGRVSAMGTPSEVMSVEVLREVYGCNVLIDPHPQSGLPRITLPGPSLPAHV, via the coding sequence ATGAGCCGGCATCGCGCAGAGGAGGCGCGTATCGATATCCATGAAGGCGCCGGCACGCGCGCCGCCCATGCGTATGAGCTGCGCGGGGTGCAGTTCTGTTACGGGAGACCCAGTGCACGTGATGTCAGGTGGGTGCTTCGGGATGTGACGCTGCAGGTTCGGCCGGGTGAAATCATGGGCATCGTCGGCCCTAACGGATCGGGAAAAACCTCGCTGCTGAAACTGTTGGCGAAGCTCGCCGCGCCTCAAATGGGAGACCTCACATTATTCGGTCGCAGTCTGGCCGGCCTGTCTCAGGAGGAAACGGCTCAAACCGTCGCCTTTGTGCCGCAGGAAAGCCAGCAGATGTTTCCGTTCACGGTGGCGGAAACCGTGCTGATGGGGCGTTTCCCGCATCGGCGCCGGTCTCGTTGGAGTCTGGGGTTCGGCTGGGAGGATCAGGATGATTGCCGGGCAGCCGCGCAGTCCATGGCGACGATGGATATTGCGCATCTGGCCGCCCGCCTGGTGACCGATCTCTCCGGCGGGGAGCGCCAGCGAACCATGATTGCGCGTGCCCTTGCCCAAATGCCCCGCGTGTTGCTGCTGGATGAGCCGACGGCGTTTCTCGACCTGCAGCATCAACTCGACATTTGCTCGGTTCTGCGCCGGCTGCGCGATGAGCGGGGGTTGACGGTGGTGATCGTCTCGCACGATTTGAATCTGGCCAGCCAATATTGCGACCGCGTGGCGATGTTGAAGGACGGCAGGGTATCCGCGATGGGGACTCCTTCGGAAGTCATGTCGGTCGAAGTGCTGCGCGAGGTCTACGGCTGCAACGTATTGATCGATCCGCATCCCCAGTCGGGGCTGCCGCGCATCACGCTGCCTGGTCCATCGTTGCCGGCTCACGTGTAG
- the rpmB gene encoding 50S ribosomal protein L28, with amino-acid sequence MAFACDLCGKKHQTGNNVSHANNKTKRVFNPNLQRVKALVNGAALRIRVCTRCLRSGLVKKAV; translated from the coding sequence GTGGCATTTGCCTGTGATCTCTGTGGGAAAAAGCATCAGACCGGTAACAACGTCAGCCACGCAAACAATAAGACCAAGCGCGTCTTCAATCCCAACCTGCAACGTGTCAAGGCACTCGTAAACGGAGCGGCTTTGCGTATTCGGGTGTGTACGCGCTGCCTGCGGTCGGGTTTGGTTAAGAAAGCGGTCTGA
- a CDS encoding ABC transporter substrate-binding protein, giving the protein MRAVRISPPGRFVVGCLGILWSVVLPCLALALGDSAGEDTVMKRRQQGILTGMPFMANITPRTFIDDAGRKLYVAKAPTRVVSLAPSITEMLFALGLDEQVVGVTDFCNFPAAAAAKPKVGYSNPNLESLIALRPELIVAPLEFHRANVLAKLEELKIPVLLLQAASLEQVFAHIHTLGRIFDRSTAAHAMTAAMRQQMAEITRRTEGLPRTRVLYVINSQPLITVGPGSYIHQMIGLAGGSNIASEAAAAYPRLTMETVLKEDPEILIFPRGSVETVPRSEQEAWRRWNTLTAVQHNRLREVSADALNRPGPRVMQGLEALARVIHPEAFDSEPTAAQP; this is encoded by the coding sequence TTGCGCGCCGTTCGAATCAGTCCTCCCGGCCGGTTCGTCGTCGGATGTCTCGGAATCCTCTGGTCTGTCGTACTGCCCTGCCTCGCGCTTGCATTGGGAGATTCCGCTGGAGAGGACACAGTGATGAAACGCCGCCAACAAGGCATTCTGACCGGCATGCCGTTCATGGCCAACATCACCCCGCGCACGTTCATCGACGACGCGGGACGCAAACTCTATGTCGCCAAGGCTCCTACCAGGGTTGTCTCACTGGCGCCGAGTATTACCGAGATGTTGTTCGCTCTGGGGTTGGATGAACAGGTCGTCGGCGTCACGGACTTTTGCAATTTCCCGGCCGCCGCCGCAGCCAAGCCCAAGGTTGGCTATAGCAATCCCAACCTGGAATCCCTGATCGCGCTCCGGCCCGAACTGATCGTGGCGCCGCTGGAATTTCATCGCGCCAATGTGCTGGCCAAGCTGGAAGAACTCAAGATTCCAGTCCTCCTGCTCCAAGCCGCGTCGTTAGAACAGGTCTTTGCGCACATTCATACGCTGGGACGGATCTTTGATCGATCGACGGCCGCCCATGCCATGACCGCGGCGATGCGGCAGCAGATGGCCGAGATCACCCGTCGAACAGAAGGCCTGCCGCGCACGCGAGTGTTGTACGTGATCAATAGCCAGCCGCTCATCACGGTAGGCCCTGGCAGCTACATCCATCAGATGATCGGGTTGGCCGGGGGGAGCAATATTGCCTCCGAAGCGGCCGCGGCCTATCCGCGCCTGACGATGGAAACGGTGCTGAAAGAAGATCCCGAAATCTTGATCTTTCCCAGAGGATCGGTGGAAACGGTGCCGCGAAGCGAGCAGGAAGCCTGGCGACGCTGGAACACGCTGACGGCCGTGCAGCACAACCGCCTTCGCGAAGTGTCCGCAGATGCGCTCAATCGTCCCGGCCCGCGTGTCATGCAGGGGCTGGAAGCACTCGCCAGGGTCATTCACCCCGAAGCGTTCGACTCTGAACCGACGGCAGCTCAACCATGA
- a CDS encoding AAA family ATPase, which produces MTTFDADRQIDQPHSGLPRDFLSVARHQKWVIVACILISVAAAATYCLIATKLYRSETMILVEDQKIPENYVKGVDEGNLEQRIFVIQKQVRSRAVLTDIVNEFHLYTDLVEKEGPEAGVSALANGIMVEMVGKGPRGNFVGRSSLDAFTISFIHESPRTAMEVTARLATKFIEQNLKTREQTAEGTTEFFDEEVLRAKAELERKENELSQFKSLHVGKLPQQVESNLRALDRLQGDLKASTESSQRLADRLALVENAIRDYQRSGTPNLSLVPGSVEPDPLFRRLKELREKLVKLQAEFWDTYPDVVLTRDEMQDVQRKLTEVYGPDILKSGEKPVDPYLQDLRRQQTETKSEWELQSRRQLGLQTEKRELERRIEKAPQIEQDLLILERDYDNMKTNYRSLLEKRLNARVAENLEKRQKGAQFRILDPASFPRVPESPNERRIMVFGLLFGCALGAGLALIRELSTPQFRRPEDIEHILGPQLLAVIPDFAIEYNRLRWQRYFPTARSAAAVSAEEGAVVGDLALVPSTHLNTRSPQPRNDDFVVKWMPHSLVAEQYRVAATRLALQKGNGDSTIVAVTSAVKGEGKTTTVINLGYTLARDLGLRTLLLDCDFAVPMPNRYVDTVAKWGLADWLTSDIPLESCFSEFADVPCWLMPVGNSDVSINELLKTERLPSILAQLRERFDIILINTPPIFPLATMNVLANYIDHMVLVVRANSTPHQVVRRAVKSLGTRVPFQVLLNRVGSDALPSYVYGHSYTQAKVQST; this is translated from the coding sequence ATGACCACATTCGATGCCGACAGACAGATCGATCAGCCGCATTCTGGTCTTCCTCGGGATTTTTTGAGTGTAGCGAGACATCAGAAGTGGGTCATCGTCGCATGCATTCTCATTTCCGTTGCCGCTGCTGCCACCTATTGTCTCATTGCCACAAAGTTATACCGGTCGGAGACCATGATCCTCGTCGAGGATCAGAAGATCCCAGAAAACTACGTGAAAGGGGTAGACGAGGGAAATCTCGAACAGCGTATCTTCGTGATTCAAAAGCAGGTACGCAGCCGGGCTGTACTGACCGACATTGTGAACGAATTCCACCTGTATACGGACCTTGTGGAGAAGGAAGGGCCCGAGGCGGGCGTCTCGGCGCTGGCCAATGGGATCATGGTGGAAATGGTCGGCAAGGGCCCGCGCGGCAATTTTGTCGGTCGCAGCAGCCTTGATGCGTTTACGATCTCTTTTATCCACGAGAGTCCTCGGACCGCTATGGAAGTGACCGCGCGCTTGGCAACGAAGTTTATCGAGCAGAACTTGAAAACTCGTGAACAGACCGCCGAGGGGACGACGGAATTTTTTGATGAGGAGGTTCTCAGAGCGAAGGCGGAACTTGAACGGAAGGAGAACGAGCTCAGTCAGTTCAAGTCGCTGCACGTGGGGAAGCTCCCACAACAGGTCGAATCCAACCTGCGTGCCCTCGACCGGCTGCAGGGCGACCTGAAGGCCAGCACTGAGAGCTCCCAGCGACTGGCGGACCGGCTGGCGCTTGTAGAGAACGCGATTCGAGACTATCAACGGTCCGGCACTCCAAACCTCTCTCTGGTCCCCGGATCAGTAGAGCCGGATCCGCTCTTCCGCCGGTTGAAGGAACTGCGGGAGAAGCTCGTCAAGCTACAGGCGGAGTTCTGGGATACCTATCCGGACGTCGTTTTAACGAGAGATGAGATGCAAGATGTGCAGCGGAAACTCACGGAGGTTTACGGCCCCGATATCCTTAAGTCCGGTGAAAAACCGGTCGATCCGTACCTGCAGGATTTGAGAAGGCAACAAACAGAAACTAAGAGCGAATGGGAGCTGCAGAGCAGGCGGCAACTGGGGCTGCAGACTGAGAAGCGGGAGCTTGAGCGACGGATCGAAAAGGCGCCGCAGATAGAGCAGGACTTGTTGATCCTGGAACGTGACTACGACAACATGAAGACTAACTACCGATCGCTTCTGGAGAAGCGTCTCAATGCGAGGGTGGCGGAAAACCTTGAGAAACGACAAAAAGGCGCACAATTTCGCATTCTCGATCCAGCCAGCTTCCCGAGAGTGCCCGAGTCTCCCAATGAGCGACGGATTATGGTGTTTGGGCTCCTCTTTGGGTGTGCGCTTGGAGCAGGACTTGCCTTGATCCGGGAGCTCTCGACACCTCAATTCCGTCGGCCTGAGGATATTGAGCACATATTGGGACCGCAGTTACTTGCGGTCATCCCGGACTTTGCCATTGAATATAACCGCTTGAGGTGGCAGCGGTACTTCCCGACCGCCCGATCAGCGGCTGCGGTGTCTGCAGAAGAGGGTGCCGTTGTGGGGGACCTCGCGCTCGTTCCCTCGACTCACCTGAATACTCGGAGTCCCCAGCCACGGAATGATGATTTTGTTGTGAAATGGATGCCGCACTCCCTTGTGGCAGAGCAATACCGGGTCGCCGCGACGCGGCTCGCATTGCAGAAGGGTAACGGAGATTCGACCATTGTCGCCGTCACCAGCGCTGTCAAAGGAGAAGGAAAAACAACGACCGTGATCAATCTCGGCTATACACTTGCGCGGGATTTGGGGCTCCGCACGCTCTTGCTGGATTGCGATTTTGCGGTCCCGATGCCGAACCGTTACGTCGATACCGTTGCCAAGTGGGGGTTGGCCGATTGGCTAACTAGCGATATTCCTCTGGAGAGTTGTTTTTCGGAGTTTGCCGATGTCCCCTGTTGGTTGATGCCGGTCGGGAATTCTGATGTGTCAATAAACGAGTTATTGAAAACGGAGCGCCTGCCGAGCATTCTTGCTCAGTTGCGCGAACGGTTCGACATTATACTTATCAACACACCACCAATTTTCCCTTTGGCGACCATGAATGTCCTGGCGAATTATATCGATCATATGGTGCTTGTTGTGCGAGCCAATTCAACCCCTCATCAGGTCGTCAGGCGTGCGGTGAAATCCCTCGGCACGCGTGTGCCGTTCCAGGTCTTACTCAACCGGGTAGGGAGCGATGCCCTGCCTTCCTATGTCTATGGTCACTCCTACACGCAAGCAAAAGTGCAGTCGACGTAA
- a CDS encoding iron chelate uptake ABC transporter family permease subunit produces MMPSAGHPATPPSALTSPSPTLSPNLMQPGAENAGIGRPFQGAVLTRSRWFSVMGALSLLSAILAILCLQVGTQYIGAGNFIGLLWSAVFGASEESDALRTTGVILLQVRLPRVFLGFLVGSCLAAVGVALQALLRNPLADPYVLGVSSGAALGVAIAVLFGIGTTVLALSLLPVCGFAGSLIALMVIYRMAASYDRLPIHSVLLAGVILNAIFSALIMFITSIMEPNRSFGMMAWLMGSLTAPAYPVLMVLAAYLLLGLLLLLKQVRVLNILALGEEPARSLGINTERTKRVIFLLSALMTGAVVSFSGMIGFIGMIIPHAVRLVVGADHRLLLPASTLVGGMFLMMADTMARTLFVPSEVPVGVITALAGGPFFVYLLVWRKDRLT; encoded by the coding sequence ATGATGCCATCCGCTGGCCATCCCGCGACACCTCCTTCTGCGCTCACCTCGCCGTCGCCAACCCTGTCGCCGAATCTCATGCAGCCCGGCGCTGAAAACGCCGGGATTGGCCGGCCGTTTCAGGGTGCGGTTCTGACTCGCTCGCGCTGGTTCTCCGTCATGGGGGCGCTGTCGCTCCTCTCCGCGATCCTCGCCATATTGTGTCTGCAGGTTGGGACGCAGTACATCGGTGCGGGAAACTTTATCGGATTGTTGTGGTCTGCCGTGTTCGGGGCATCGGAGGAATCTGATGCACTCCGGACGACGGGGGTGATTCTGCTGCAGGTTCGATTGCCGCGCGTGTTTCTGGGGTTCCTGGTGGGAAGTTGCCTCGCAGCGGTTGGTGTGGCACTGCAGGCGCTGCTGAGAAATCCCTTGGCCGATCCCTATGTGCTGGGAGTGTCGAGCGGGGCCGCTCTGGGCGTGGCCATCGCTGTCCTGTTCGGGATCGGCACTACGGTCCTGGCGCTGTCGCTGCTGCCTGTCTGCGGGTTTGCGGGAAGCCTGATTGCGCTGATGGTCATCTACCGCATGGCGGCATCCTATGATCGGCTCCCGATCCATTCGGTGCTGCTCGCAGGCGTCATCCTCAATGCGATTTTTTCCGCGTTGATTATGTTCATCACCTCCATCATGGAGCCGAACCGCTCGTTCGGGATGATGGCTTGGCTTATGGGGTCGCTGACGGCGCCTGCCTATCCGGTCTTGATGGTGCTGGCCGCCTACTTGCTTCTCGGCCTCCTGTTGCTGTTGAAACAGGTCCGGGTACTCAACATTCTCGCTTTGGGTGAAGAGCCGGCCCGGTCATTGGGCATCAATACTGAACGGACCAAACGCGTCATCTTCCTGCTGTCGGCCCTGATGACCGGGGCGGTCGTCTCCTTCAGCGGCATGATCGGGTTTATCGGCATGATCATCCCGCATGCGGTGCGTCTGGTGGTGGGCGCGGATCACCGGTTGCTCCTGCCGGCCTCAACACTGGTCGGAGGAATGTTCCTGATGATGGCGGACACCATGGCCCGCACGCTGTTTGTCCCGTCGGAAGTGCCGGTCGGTGTCATCACGGCGTTAGCCGGCGGTCCCTTCTTTGTCTACCTGCTGGTCTGGAGAAAGGATCGATTGACATGA